The Pristiophorus japonicus isolate sPriJap1 chromosome 3, sPriJap1.hap1, whole genome shotgun sequence genome has a segment encoding these proteins:
- the LOC139259553 gene encoding hematopoietically-expressed homeobox protein hhex-like isoform X1, with translation MQYQHASSSAMSVNLPLYAPTPMQAVHPTPFYIDDILGRNGAPHPTTVNPGPALPSPNSSFTSIASPYRTPIYEPTPIHPAFHHPALTPYGSSAFAGPLYPFGRTVSDYTHAFLRQDTLGKPLIWSHFIQRPPHKRKGGQVRFSNDQTIELEKKFETQKYLSPPERKRLAKMLQLSERQVKTWFQNRRAKWRRLKQENPQGTKREESDNSDQSIESQCEKGRESSLSPGQNKAVLLNGSHCSTSPASQQNESEVSEDSDEEVDIDDDRSTYPANA, from the exons ATGCAATACCAGCACGCCAGCTCCTCGGCCATGAGTGTCAACCTGCCGCTGTACGCGCCCACCCCGATGCAAGCTGTGCACCCAACCCCGTTCTACATCGACGACATCCTGGGGCGCAATGGGGCTCCTCACCCCACTACAGTCAACCCCGGCCCGGCTCTGCCGTCTCCAAATTCGTCCTTCACCAGCATCGCTTCCCCGTACCGGACTCCAATCTACGAACCAACTCCAATCCACCCCGCCTTCCACCACCCGGCTCTGACACCGTACGGCAGCAGCGCCTTCGCCGGACCCCTATATCCCTTTGGCAGGACTGTTAGCGACTACACGCACGCATTCCTCAGACAGGACACTCTGG GAAAACCGTTGATATGGAGCCATTTTATTCAAAGGCCGCCGCACAAAAGAAAAGGGGGACAAGTTCGATTCTCAAACGACCAGACCATTGAGCTGGAAAAAAAATTTGAGACTCAGAAATATCTTTCACCCCCTGAACGAAAAAGACTCGCCAAGATGTTGCAGCTAAGTGAGAGACAG GTTAAGACTTGGTTTCAGAATCGCAGAGCTAAATGGCGGCGGCTGAAACAG GAAAATCCTCAAGGAACCAAAAGAGAAGAATCGGACAATTCGGATCAATCCATCGAAAGCCAGTGCGAGAAGGGACGCGAGAGCAGCTTGAGTCCCGGTCAGAATAAAGCGGTGTTATTGAATGGGTCGCATTGCTCGACCTCCCCGGCTTCTCAGCAAAATGAATCAGAAGTGTCAGAGGATAGCGATGAAGAGGTGGACATCGACGACGACAGGAGTACATATCCTGCAAATGCATAA
- the LOC139259553 gene encoding hematopoietically-expressed homeobox protein hhex-like isoform X2, whose translation MQYQHASSSAMSVNLPLYAPTPMQAVHPTPFYIDDILGRNGAPHPTTVNPGPALPSPNSSFTSIASPYRTPIYEPTPIHPAFHHPALTPYGSSAFAGPLYPFGRTVSDYTHAFLRQDTLGKPLIWSHFIQRPPHKRKGGQVRFSNDQTIELEKKFETQKYLSPPERKRLAKMLQLSERQVKTWFQNRRAKWRRLKQCTKGFLLRAFCQSLQ comes from the exons ATGCAATACCAGCACGCCAGCTCCTCGGCCATGAGTGTCAACCTGCCGCTGTACGCGCCCACCCCGATGCAAGCTGTGCACCCAACCCCGTTCTACATCGACGACATCCTGGGGCGCAATGGGGCTCCTCACCCCACTACAGTCAACCCCGGCCCGGCTCTGCCGTCTCCAAATTCGTCCTTCACCAGCATCGCTTCCCCGTACCGGACTCCAATCTACGAACCAACTCCAATCCACCCCGCCTTCCACCACCCGGCTCTGACACCGTACGGCAGCAGCGCCTTCGCCGGACCCCTATATCCCTTTGGCAGGACTGTTAGCGACTACACGCACGCATTCCTCAGACAGGACACTCTGG GAAAACCGTTGATATGGAGCCATTTTATTCAAAGGCCGCCGCACAAAAGAAAAGGGGGACAAGTTCGATTCTCAAACGACCAGACCATTGAGCTGGAAAAAAAATTTGAGACTCAGAAATATCTTTCACCCCCTGAACGAAAAAGACTCGCCAAGATGTTGCAGCTAAGTGAGAGACAG GTTAAGACTTGGTTTCAGAATCGCAGAGCTAAATGGCGGCGGCTGAAACAG TGCACCAAAGGGTTTCTATTGAGAGCTTTCTGCCAGTCTCTGCAGTAG